The following are from one region of the Pristiophorus japonicus isolate sPriJap1 unplaced genomic scaffold, sPriJap1.hap1 HAP1_SCAFFOLD_2154, whole genome shotgun sequence genome:
- the LOC139245219 gene encoding electrogenic aspartate/glutamate antiporter SLC25A12, mitochondrial-like translates to MVTIRSHVLTPFVEENLVSAAGGTISHQVSFSYFNAFNSLLNNMELIRKIYSTLAGTRKDVQVTKEEFAHAANKFGQITPLEVDILFQLVALYSPTGRVTLADIERIAPLEEGALPYNLAEIQRQVGG, encoded by the exons ATGGTTACGATTCGCTCACACGTGCTTACTCCTTTTGTTGAAGAGAACCTAGTTTCT GCAGCAGGTGGAACTATCTCTCATCAGGTCAGCTTTTCTTACTTCAATGCATTCAACTCCTTACTGAACAACATGGAACTTATTAGGAAGATATACAGCACTTTAGCAGGCACAAGGAAAGATGTACAGGTTACTAAAG AGGAGTTTGCTCATGCTGCCAATAAATTTGGACAGATTACACCGTTGGAGGTTGATATCCTTTTCCAGCTTGTGGCTCTGTACAGCCCAACAGG GCGAGTCACTCTGGCAGATATTGAAAGAATAGCACCATTGGAGGAAGGAGCCCTGCCCTACAACCTGGCTGAAATCCAGAGGCAGGTAGGGGGATAA